TTCCCAGCCATCCTCTCTGCCACCTATGCAACTCCAGCACCAACAGCATCAGCAACAACGCTACCTGCAGGTAGGGAAGGACAAAGAGGACGATGTATAAAACATAGTCACAGAATTATAAGGCAAACGGGCTGTGCAAACGGGGCCTGCAAGCCTTGACAAGCTGTAAGTTTCAGCGGGAGCCTGATCATGGCAGAGATGGCCATTTCAGAGGTAACTGAAATGTGCAAGACACTGATACGGTGTCGTGTACCCTTCCAGTATAGCAAGGGAGCAGTGAGAACAGTCAgaatatttcaaaggaaattacTAATCCTGTACATTGGAAACATAATCAGATTATCCTGGATGTATTTAAAGTGTATTTCTAGATGGAGAAAATTGCTGCCTTTGGATTTATTCTGTACTCTTTATTAAGTACAAAATTTGCTTAGTTTACAAGTcaaaagatgatttttaattACCAGCACCAACATAAAATAAGATCGGGATCAGATATCCATATCCCTTCCATAAATTAACGTATTTCCTCAACTCCACAAGGCAAAGAAGATGAATTGGAGCAGATCACCTGGAAGCACCAGGTGatttaaagatataaaaatactgGTTTTTTTTACCTAATTCAGCACACGTAAAGCtaagggaaaggggggaaaggaGGTGTCTATTAACTCAGAAGGAGCTGAACTGAGTCTATAAAACCTGATCACATCTCCACTGGAATCACTGAAAGAGAATCATCGGCTTCAAATGATCACACCGAAAAACGAAATCCTTATCATAGCTGagaattaatgaaaaaacaTGGCAGACACCATTCCCAGGCAAGCATCTGCAAAATTCACATCGACTTCAACACTACAATGTCGCACCCTACTGTAAACTCACAACAAGAAAGGGCTAGAAGGGGCCTCATGAGGTCCACTAGGATCCCCTGtgttatttctgcttcatttctgtcATCTAGCCTTGTCATTTCTGACATATTTGCTCAGCCTGTTCTTAAACAGGCTTTTCAGAATAACCCGCAAATCCTAGGCAGTGCATTCCTACTAGAAAACCTTTCTCAATGCCTAATTGTAATCTTCTTTGCTGCAATTTAAATCTGTTCCTTCTAGCATAGGTAGGCTAACCCCATGCCTAGCACACAGCCCCAGAGATAAAAGCCAGCAAAAAgagtaatatttttaagcacGCTGTACATTGAGGACGACGAGCTCTAACGTGAAAGAATCAAACAACAcggtgaattttattttatctgtagGTGCAAACACCAAGTTCTTTGCACAATGAGCAAACCGATTCTTTGCTCCTGCCACCTTACTCACCACAGCAAGGAAACATGGGGTATcatcaggcacagcagcagcagcagcaactacCAAGAAGAAGCAATAGCTTATCAGAATCATCAAACTTACCACAGCCACTGCGATAGAGTCCCACCAGCACAATCAATGCACGATTAGCTTTAACCAATGGGCACATGGGGCAGGAGAGAATGACTCTGTACTTACTGTTTCGGCTTTCGCACAAGCCTTTCTTTCAGAGCTCTGTGACAGAAGGATGCCACAGGGCGCAGACTGCCGCACGCAGCGCACTTAGGGCACACAGGATCCAGTTGGCACTGTCTGGTGAGCGCAGTACGCACTGCGCAGAGCAGAACGAAGAGGAGCACCGTCCTGTGCAAACTCCACCATCACCGGCTGCACGGGAGGAGGAGTTCGAGCTCGGCGTGCCGCTCAGAAAGCTGTCTGGCAATTCCAAAAGACTGTTGACAGACACTTGAGGTACTTGGCCTTCACTGTTTCAGTTCTTCTTTTGTGTATGAAAAGCACTGCGTCAAAGGTCTATTGAGGAGAGAacaagagattatttttattatgattattgttattattttgcaCAACTGCACAGAGGACAAAACCTAGGCACTTTCTGTAAAGAGAAGTTTGTTTCCTTATTCTTGTGGCCAAATTAGCACATCCAATGGAGAAGAAAGCCTGGTCATTGGTGAAGATGGTCTACAGCTCATAACTCTTGATTTAGAATCTGAAAAGTATTATGCAGCTTATCCTAACTGTTCTTCacaactaaaaacaaaaaaacaaaacaaaaaaacaaaaaaacaaaaaaaaaaacactggactgttttatatatacaaattgTGATTGCAACGAAGAACTCAACTTGTAAGCACAATCATGCAACTCTCCCATAATACACGATGGATCCTTCTTCAAGCTAAATAACTCACTCACTGCAAGTCTCTGAGAAATATGCACTGTGTTTTGGCCCACTGACTCGGGATGCTGCAGACTATTACATATCTCTTTCATTATAACATTTAGGATTGAATTTtcctttggggggaaaaaaaagaaatgcacttttcgctttttttgtatgttttctgttgATATGTTTCTAAGAAAGATTTTatgtaattattaaataaaaagtagtgTATTGTACAGCTGTTGTAATAATGACCtatttctatataaaataaaattatatggaATTATgtggaaattattttgtatatgaAATATCAACTCATTTCACAAGTATAAAGGTTGtgcttgtgcttttttgtgAGTGGATATTTTGTAATAAACTAATGaattagaaatgtttctgtgaagGGTACTACTGTTTCATGCTATATACGACtcaaactattatttttttccatataatgATGGACAGTGTCTTTATttgtagaataaaataaaatagccaaAAGGCTTTATTGCAGGACTTGCACACATTTTCCTGCGGCTGTTCAACTACGTGATTCACCTTAGATTTTATAGTATGAGCTACAGCTTTGCAAGGTGTTTGGCAACCAATTAACTAGAAACAAATATTATCCTACGGGATCTGTGATATGGCATAGGCAATGAGAACGATAGCTTAGGAAATTAAATAAGCTGCTGACCCAGACAGCTCATTTCTCATTCCCTTAAAACTCTGGTGGTCTTAGGCAGCTCTGTACTTCCAACTAGCCAGGTTTGGACTGGGACAAATATAGGGCACAACAGACGGTTTAGAGTGGTTTGACCCAGCGTATACCAGGGCTTTGACCTGTGTTCACGAAGCAGCAGCTTCACAATTTAAAGACATCGCTGTCCTGAGTTTTCTGATACTCCTGTGCTGGATTTGCTAACATGCCCCCACCACAGAGAGCCAAGTTCCCACTTTGGCATTTTGTGCAGACACTTTTTCACGTTAAATTCAAACTGACTGCAACTAAACGGAGCAGCCAATGTACAGGtctgctttccctctgctgACTTTCTGGCAGAAGCAGCAACATCCAACAGAGAACAAGGTGGATAACCGGGTATCGTGTTCATCCGTCACAGCAAGATTGAAGGGATGGCTTCCAGAAGCCCCTCAGGgcatcctgcagctgcctgagaCATCCTAACCTTGAAGAGAGTGCAAACCGTACTGTCCTTCTCACACTTCTGTACCAAGGATCATGTCACAGGGCTGGTTTCCATGCCATAGAGGAACAATGGAGATAAttgggctgggagctggaaaTGATGGAAgtaaacattcagaaaaataaaaaaggttcacttcagaaaactgagttctgaaaaaaaatctaaaaaaaaaaagctaaaaatctCCCAGAGAAAACCTGCTGGTAAAATGACCCTGCTGCTTTCACAGTAAGACTGACTGGTAACACTGATTGGTACACAGGTATTTCAGTCCATACAGTCCTTGTATTTTATTGAAGGAAAATGAGGGGATCGAGTATCTGGTCTCTAAGAAAGTGTTTCTGCCAGTAGCTTTAGGCAGCTGTCTTAGATACCTGAGTTAGCAGGCTTGTCTTTAAGTTCTTACATTCGGTGAGGCAAGAGTGACCCCTCCAGATGAAGATTAAAGAGCTAAACCCTAAGGTGCTCTCACTTGATGTCTCAAGCAAATTCTCTCTTCCATTAACTATAGGCAAACCTTAGCACAGACACATCAGCTTAGTAAAGGCTAATTTCACAAATGCTGTCCACTTCTGTACAGACTTAGttcaggaaaggggaagggaaatcTGTCCATTTGTTCATGCAGGCAAGAGATGACGAAGGCACCCGAGCACCTGAGAAGAAATACCCATGGCAGTAGCACTTTGTGGGTCTCCATTACTATGATCGTggaatcattagggttggaaaagccctccaagatcacctggtccagccatccccctgccaccaatgtcacccactgaaccatgtccctaagcaccacgtccaacctttcctcgaacacccccagggacggtgacgccaccacctccctgggcaacccgccccagtgcctgactgctctttctgagaagaaatgacGGAGGCCACAGGAAGAGAAACCTCCTTGGAGAAATCGTTTTATTCCCGGGGATGCTTGTGATACACCTGCATCTCTCCTGATTTTCAGTGGCTATGTCCAAAACAAGCTTAGCCTTGGGGCAAACACTTTTCTAAAGCCAGTGGTGCTGTAAGTAGTTATGAGGGAGAAGCTGTaaatatgggggggggggggggggggtgtcttcCGATACCACGTTTTAGTATGTTGTGTGTAAGGATTTGGTGCACTTGTGAGGGCAGATTTAGCTCAGTATCGAGTTTTTCGTGCTCTGCCTCACTTCTCTGCACACTTATTCCAGGTTTGGGTGACTGCGCTGGCTCCCCACAGCGTGCACACAGCCTGTCAGCGCAGTTTCGCACCCAGGGCTGCCCTGTCACCTCCTTTATCacaccacagcacagccccggcccctgccAGAGGAACCCGCAGGCGGCAGGAGCCGGGCAGGCGCCCTGAGGCGCCTCACAGGGCACCAAGGGCCGCGCCACTCTGCGCGCCCCCGCGGCGCCACGCGCGCCCCCGCTCCCCAAGGCGCGCCCCCGCACCCCCCCTCCCGCCCTTCCTTTAGCGCATGCGCAGTGAGCGCCTGCCGCCACCCGGAAGTGCCCGTGGCTCCCAGGCTGCCCCGCGCCATCCTTTCCGGCCCGCGCCCGGGCAGGGTAagcggcgccgcggggccgcccgccgccatccGCCGCCATCCGCCGCCGTCCGCCCGCCgcgggggcagccccagggccggGACGGTGCCGGAGGCGGCCCtgggcgcggggcgggccgggggtcccggcggggaggcgggggcCGCCCGCATCGGGcctgcggggagctggggggggggtgcggcCTAGCGCCGGGCTGAGGGAGCCCCGCCGGGtgcggggggaggcggcgggatCTGAGGGGGTTCCCGGGCACCGGCGTGTCCTGGCGGGCAGCCTGAAGGGTTTGGGAAGGCTGGGGCAGgaagatggggggggggggggggctcagggcgccgggaaggggctggggaaactcggggggggggggggtcgcaGGCCTGTCACGGAGATAGGAAatgggctgtggggctggggaggtgctgcTTAAACTGTGAACGCGATGAAACTCTGCGACCCCATCCGGGTTAATTAACGAGTGTGGGAGCTGTGTGACAGCAAGGAGCAGGGGAGCGTGGGAGGGATCGTGGCGTGTTTGACGTGTTTCTGCGCGGCTGCTTTTCAGCGTTGCTGAAATGGCTCCTGCGAAGAAAGGTGGCGAGAAGAAGAAGGGACGGTCTGCCATCAACGAGGTGGTAACCAGGGAGTACACCATCAACATTCACAAGCGGATCCATGGCGTGTAAGTTCTTGGGTTTTATCCATGAAATAAAGTGGCGCTTGGGACTGGGTTCGGTGGGTTTTAGACTGCAGAGGACTGGATTTCCTGGCCTTAATTTGCAGGTAGAGCTATTTATTTCTGCGCCCAAGTTGTCATCCTTTCCCAGCTGAAGTTTAAAATTTAGCCCATTATAGTAAGTTCTAGAAATTAAATACTGTTGTAATCAAATAATTGGATTTGCGCTTAGCTCTGGGTTGTGTGAGTTGTAAATTGGGGTATGATTTGAGGTGAACAATACTTGCTGGGTTTTGTGTGCGTTTGTGTAGGTGAGAGTAACTGACCCTGACAACACGCTGAGTCTTGTACAGCCACgtagcagcagcacagtgcttGAGAGGAGTTGTGAGAAACTGCCTTGCCCTTTGATTCTCTTAACGCGTGTATGGTAAAGTCACGTGGAAGAAAACTATACCCAAGTCAAACCAGTTTGAAATTGCTGAAATTAACTTGGAGCAGGAGAGAAGTGAGACAGTGGACAGTTATAAAACCGTGGGTGAGGATGGGAGGCAGCGGCACCCTGACTGCTCATCATGCTTATCTTAATGCTGATGTTCCTGTTCTCAGGCCCTCCTGTGTTGGGGAAGCATGAGATACTGAGGGGTGGAATACTTTTTATGTGTAATCCATATCTCGCGTGTAATTACCCAGCCCTGGTTAATATCAAGTAAATACCAAGAGTTGTTTCTAAGTAATGCTGAGTGTAGCCCACTGTGGGGCCTGAGGCCCCGTTGTCCCTAGTCGTGTGTCCCAGCGGGGGTGTGTACAGCAAAACAGTCGCAGCGCAGCTCTAACCTTCCCCGTCACTGACAGTCTCGCAGAATGTGGCAGTTACAATGTGCACGAGACGAGCCGTGGTTGTGATACAGTTCTGGTGGGGCTTCTGGTGCGGTCCTTAcgtgaaggaaaagaaacatcaaatcCCATTTAACAGAAGCTGTTCCCGGGAATAGCGTCggttttattttgtgctgtttatttctgtgctgataAAGTTACTTCGAGTTTGTGTGAGCATTGCcgtgctgcttttttttctaggcCTTTTAGTTAGGTCTCTGTGAAAGCTCTGATCTCTTCAGTGGTTGTGCAAGAAGCGATAGTGTGAACATATTAGAAATGAGACTTAAGATCTGGGTGGTCTTGCAGCTGCAAAATTTTACTGAGCTCATTCTGTGTAGATGTGTGTGGCTTCTGTTAGGCATAGGCCTGGAGGTGAGCAGCTACCTAAAGGTCTGGTCACGCCGTGATGCAGCCGAGGTTGCTGAACAAAATGACTTGTATCGTATGTTCAGAGAACATCACTGTTTGACTGCTGCAACGAATGTCCAGTGCTGACAGATCCCTGAAGTTCAATAAATGGCTCTCCTGTTTGCCCTAGGGGTTTCAAGAAGCGAGCACCGCGTGCTCTCAAGGAAATCCGCAAATttgcaatgaaagaaatggGTACTCCTGACGTTCGCATCGACACCAGGTTGAATAAGGCAGTCTGGGCTAAAGGAATAAGGTACGTCTCGGCGGCTTTCTGCCTCGGGTGAGGGAGGACTTTAAGGGGTGGACAAATCTGTAGCCTTCTTGCTGTGCGTGCGTTTTCTTTGCAAACGCTTCCTTTCTTACAGGGTGTGTGCTAAGCTAAGCTTTTAGTCACCTCCGCGTTCTGGTCAGCTCCCTCAGTGACCTTGTAGCAAAGCTTCAGTAAGGTCTGGAGTTGAAAGACGTTCACTCTGCTTCTAGTAAGAAACCAAAGGGAGAAGGAATGTGGGttttgcaccaaaaaaaaaaaaaagggattggGGGTATTGTAGTACTGCAGTATCCCAATCCAACTGGGATAATTGCAGCAGGCAGGTTTTAGAAATTCGGTGATAGCTGCAGTCCCAGGCCGGGTACCTGGGACCTGTGAGGCGCCCGAACAGAGTTAGGTTTGGAAGCGCGGTGAGTTGGCAGGTGCTGTGCAGGGAAATAACGAGGTGTGTGTTAAATAGGGCCGTTAACCTTGTTTTGAAAGCACAAGTGGTAAGGTGCTTGGGGACCAAAATAGTACAGCTGTGGTTGATTTGCTGCCACAGAGGCAGCAGATTTGGGAGTTGACGTGACGTGTTAAGGTGGCCCAAAGGGTTTTATGAAAAGAGCGGGAGGAGTGGGACCTCTTACGCCATAATACAAAGTTACGTGACAGGGATTCCTACTGTAAGTGATGAACTGAGCACCCACAGGCCCTCGTTTTAAACCACGTGTTGTAGGAACCAGATGCCTAGGTCTAGCCTGTGCCATATGCACAGTCCTTATCTGGGGCTGTGCGCCTTGGCCAACCTTTCTCGCAAAAACAGAGCGGGAAGACGGGCCCAAGTCGGGTTGCTGTTCTCTGTCCTTGCTGTGAAGCTGTTGTGGTTCGTGCGCAGAGAAGTCGCAGTTGAGCCAGGTGACAGCGTACTCAGAGCTCAGCAGTGAGGCAGCTAACTAGGGCTTCTTTGCACTAACTTGTGGGAGCGCCTTCTGTGGAGCAGGAAGTCACCACACCTGTCTTCCCACTGTGAGTTGAACTGCAATTTTCACTCGTCTGGAGTCGCTAAGGTATGCGAAGCAGGACATCTTCCTCTGGGAGGGTCAGGAGAGGCCAAAATCACAGTGTCAGCCAGCGTGGCGGTCCGGGATCCAAGCGAAGTTGTGAGAAATGCTTTCGACTTCAGAAGGGGGTGAATTGAAGCAAGTTCCTGGGTCTTAATGTATGGATAAGAACGCTCTGTGCTAGATCTGATTTAGTAAGCGTGCTCCGAGAAGGTACAGCAAGGAGCAATTTCCTTCTCAAGTTGTGTGAAGTACTCAGAGCAAGCCTAGTCCAAAGCCCTGAGCTCATCTGAGGTAGGAGGTTACTCTAGAAACGGTGCAGACAAATTACTTGGTGCCTGCCCTCGGCGTCATGTTTTGTGCAGTATTAGGGGAGGACGTGAGGCTGTGACTTAGTGTCACAAAACCATCTCAGCAATTCAGTTGTGGTTCCGTAGCTGTTGTGAGGAAGAAATGTTGATCAATTGTATGCCCGTAAGTAAGATCTTGGTTGAGCTGTAATGTTTACTAAAATTGCACCCTGACTTCTGGCATACAGGCTGGGCAGTACTCTGACT
This is a stretch of genomic DNA from Cygnus atratus isolate AKBS03 ecotype Queensland, Australia chromosome 1, CAtr_DNAZoo_HiC_assembly, whole genome shotgun sequence. It encodes these proteins:
- the RPL31 gene encoding 60S ribosomal protein L31, which encodes MAPAKKGGEKKKGRSAINEVVTREYTINIHKRIHGVGFKKRAPRALKEIRKFAMKEMGTPDVRIDTRLNKAVWAKGIRNVPYRIRVRLSRKRNEDEDSPNKLYTLVTYVPVTTFKGLQTVNVDEN